The region GTGAGAGCCAGGCTGGGAACCTCAGCCCAGCTGGACTGCCGCATCGAGGCCCTGCATGGGGGTCCCAGCACCAGGTACAGCGTGCAGTGGGAGGCGGTGAACGGAGGCAACCTGACCCTGGCCCGCCTCGACCAGGGCCAGGAGGGCACCAACTACCTCGACCCTGCCTACCGGGAGCGTCTGAGTGTCAGCTCGCTGGACACTGCCACGCACCTGACTATCCACCAGGTCAAGAAGGAGGATTACGGAGAGTACCTGTGCAAGGCCTGGGTGTTAGGGCACCCTGAGGGCATGGCAGTGGCCTCGGTCACTCTGGAGGAAGGTAAGGCGGAGTGAcggagggaggagggcagagaggagcgggggtgggggggtaggggttGGGGCGGTGAGTGTAAAGAAAGGACACAGATAAAGGACAAACATTTCCCCCCACCACCTTTCACCTGCTCGGGAGGTCCCAGAGCGCCTGGACTTTCTGAAGTGCGGTCACTGCTGTCGAAAATGTGGCCgacgatttgcgcacagcaagatcccactcacAGCCATGAGGTAGTGACCCAgatcatcagtactgagggagcgctgcactgtcggagggtcagtactgagggagcgccgcaatgtcggagggtcagtactgagggtgcgccgcactgtcggagggtcagtactgagggtgcgccgcactgtcagagggtcagtactgagggtgcgccgcactgtcggagggtcagtactgagggagcgccgcactgacggagagtcagtactgagtgtcCTGGGGCCATACAGGATATCCCTCGAAGCAACGTCAGCAAAAAAAAACACAGACGATCTGCTCCTTCTCACATTGcgggtctgtgggatcttgctgtgcgcagattggctgccgcCTTTCCCACGTGGCGAAAGTCCCTCATTGGCCATGTGGCGCGTCGGGGTTCCTGCGTTGGGGGTGAAAGGCGCTGGAGGGGTGCGAGTCTGTTTTTAGAGGGTGTGGGATTGATGTCCCAGGGATGATTGcagcaccgggggggggggggccattcggcccgccaGGGCCCTGCTGGCCCTCTACAAGGGAAACGCTACCTTTCCCATTCTCGGCCCCCTCCCCTGAAGGGACCAAACTGGATTCAGTGGAAATGATCATCTTGTTTTGTCGGCTGTGTGGTGACTGGGGTGGGTTTTGGGCTGCTGTCGTGTTGCCCAGTGTGCAGCAGAGGCTGTGAGACTCGGCCGGGTTTACAGAGCAGTGGCAGAGGACGTGAAATAAAGGGCCACCTCGTTTCAAGATGTGCCCTCATCTTCGAAATCTCCATCCCTCCTTCCAGCCCCTCGGCCATGCTGGATCTGACATAAGAAACCGGAGCAATTGATATGCTGAAGGGAGGATGGAATGGAAGGATACGTTGATGGGGTGAGGTGGGGAAGGGGCTGGCAGAGACCAGCTGGGCCGAACTGCCTGTGTCGTCAATCCGATGTAACtccttgtgtctctctctctcgctttccatcCAGATGTGGTCACTGACGTGCCCCCGTCCGCGGTGCCCGCCGTCCGGGCGCAGACCCAGCTCCGACCCGAGATCCTGGCCCTCAACACCTCGGAGAAGGTGAAGGCCCACGTGGGGTCCCCGGCCACCCTGAGCTGCCGCATCGTGGCGCTGCACGCGGGCCCCGAGACCCGCTACCGCGTGCGCTGGTCGTCGCCGCGCAGCCCCAACCTCACCCTGGCGCAGATCGACCAGGGCACCGACCGGGCCTCGCGGGTCCACCCCAGCTACCGCGACCGGGTCACCCTGACCTCCCGGGGGCCCGACAGCGAGCTCCACTTCCGCGTCGTCAAGGAGGAGGACCCCGGCGAGTACCTGTGCGAGGCTGGCATCTCCGGGAGGGCGGGCGAGGACATCTCCTCCCCCATCTTCTTGATCAAGGGTAGGTGTGCGGGCGTGTGCGTGGGCATAGGAGGGGCCAGGGATTCCCCAACACCAGTAGTTGAATATCCTGTGATGCCCCATGTAGTTGAACATCCCACTTTTGTTTCCCTGAAGGTTAGGTGCAAGAGGTGGGGTGGGAGAGGTGCGGGGGTTGGGAGGATCCCAGTAGCTGTGCCTTGGATGGGTGGAATTAGCCCTGGGCCCCATCTCTCCCGTCGGTGGTTGGGAAAGTGGCTTTGACTGTCACTCGCTAACGTCTCTATTCCTGTGTCTCCTCATCTTCTTCCCCCACAGCGAAACAGAAGGTGTTGCCGGCGTCGTCGGAGACCGCCATACTATGGCTCATCCTCCACTTCTTTGTTGTCCTGTTCGCCATGGCGATCGGGATAGGGTCCTGCTTCCTGTGAGTACCAGTCGGCCACGGGTGTGCCTGCGCCGAGCAGGGTCCCAGCAaccggaagcagagactttgatcagtgtgtttcccatttcagagtcaaccacaatcccaacggacccaaatcccttcccattcactcccaccgtgcacaatcccaatggacccaaacctcttcccgttcactcccattgtacacaatcccaatggacccaaaccccttcccgttcactcccactgtacacaatcccaatggacccaaaccccttctcgttcactcccactgtacacaatcccaatggacccaaaccccttcccgttcactcccactgtacacaatcccaatggacccaaaccccttcccgttcactcccattgtacacaatcccaatggacccaaaccccttcccgttcactcccattgtacacaatcccaatggacccaaaccccttcccgttcactcccactgtacacaatcccaatggacccaaaccccttcccattcactcccactgtacacaatcccaatggacccaaaccccttcccgttcactcccactgtacacaatcccaatggacccaaaccccttcccgttcactcccactgtacacaatcctaatggacccaaaccccttcccattcactcccattgtacacaattccaatggacccaaacattgactctggaccccataaagtctcatggcatcaggtcaaacaggggcaaggtaacctcctgctaattaccacctaccgtcctccctcagctgatgagtcagtactcctccatgttgaacagcacctggaggaggaactgagggtggcgagggcacagaatgtactctgggtgggggacttcaaagtctatcaccaagagtggctcggtagcaccactactgaccgagctggccgagtcctaaaggacatagctgctagactgggtctgcggcaggtggtgagggaaccaacaagagggaatacttgaccttgtcctcaccaatctgcctgccgcagtccttgtggagacaaagtcccgtcttcacattgaggataccctccatcgtgttgtgtggcactatcaccgtgctaaatgggatagatttcgaacagatctagcaatgcaaaactgggcatccatgaggcgctgtgggccatcagcagcagcagaattgtactcaaccacaatctgtaacctcatggcccggcatatcccccactctaccattaccatcaagccaggagaccaaccctggtttcaatgaagagtgcaggggggcatgccaggagcagcaccaggcatacctcaaaatgaggtgtcagtctggtgaagctacagcacaggactacctgcatgccaaactgcgtaagcagcatgcaatagacaaagctaagcgatcccataaccaacggatcagatctaagctctgcagtcctgccacatccagtcgtgaatggtggtggacaattaaacaactaactggaggaggtggctccacaaatatccccatcctcaatgatgggggagcccagcacatcagtgcgaaagataaggctgaagcatttgcaacaatctgcagccagaagtcctgagttgatgatccatctcggcctcctcctgaagtccccagcatcacagatgccagacttcagccaattcgattcgctccacatgatatcaagaaatgactgaaggcactggatactgcaaaggttatgggccctgacaatattccggcaatagtactgaagacctgtgctccagaacttgccgcgcccctagccaagctgttccagtacagctacaacactggtatctaccctgcaatgtggaaaattgcccaggtatgtcctgtacacaaaaagcaggacaagtccagcccggccgattaccgccccatcagtctactctcaatcatcagtaaagtgatggaaggtgtcgtcgtcagtgccatcaagtggcacttgtttagcaataacctgctcagtgatgctcagtttgggttctgccagggccactcagctcctgacctcattacagccttggttcaaacacggacaaaagagctgaactcaagaggtgaggtgagagtgactgcccttgacgtcaaggcagcatttaaacgagtatggcatcaaggagccctagcaaaactgaggtcaatgggaatcagggggaaaaccctccactggctggagtcatacctagcgcaaaggaagatggttgtggttgttggaggtcaatcatctgagctccaggacatcgctgcaggagttcctcagggtagtgtctgaggcccaaccaacttcagctgcttcatcaatgaccttccgtcaatcataaggtcagaagtggggatgttcgctgatgattgcacaatgttcagcaccattcgtgactcctcggatactgaagcagtccgtgtagaaatgcagcaagacctggacaatatccaggcttgggctgataggtggcaagtaacattcgcgccacacaagtgccaggcaatgaccatctccaacaagagagaatctaaccatctccccttgacattcaatgacattaccatcgctgaatcccccactatcagcatcctgggggtcaccattgaccaggaactgaactggaccagccttataaatactgtggctacaagagcaggtcagaggctgggaatcctgctgtgagtaactcacctcctgactccccaaagcctgtccaccatctacaaggcacaagtcaggagtgtgatggaatactctccacttgcctggatgggtgcagctccaacaacactcaagaggttcgacaccatccaggacaaagcagcccgcttgattggcaccccatctacaaacattcactccctacaccactgacacacagtggcagcagtgtgtaccatctacaagatgcactgcagcaatgcaccaaggctccttagacagcaccttccaaacccgcgacctctaccaactagaaggacaagggtagcagacacatgggaacaccaccacctgcaagttcccctccaagccacacaccatcctgacttggaactatattgccgttccttcactgtcgctgggtcaaaatcctggaactcccttcctaactgcactgtgggtgtacctaccccacacggactgcagcggttcaagaaggcagctcaccaccaccttctcaaggggcaattatggatgggcaataaatgctggcctggccagcgatgcccacatcccatgaaatgaataacaaaaaaaatcccaatggactcaaaccccttccctttcactcccattgcacacacTCCCAATGGACCCAACCCTTTCCCATATAGAATTCCAGAATCAGCCATAATTCATGCGGggtattgcagagggagctttactctgtatctaacccccgtactgtacctgtcctgggagtgtttgatgggacagtgtagagggagctttactctgtatctaacccccgtactgtacctgtcctggggagtgtttgatggggacagtgtagagggagctttactctgtatctaaccccatgctgta is a window of Heterodontus francisci isolate sHetFra1 unplaced genomic scaffold, sHetFra1.hap1 HAP1_SCAFFOLD_1164, whole genome shotgun sequence DNA encoding:
- the LOC137365576 gene encoding immunoglobulin superfamily member 3-like isoform X2 codes for the protein MYLYIWLTVAMLQVSFAELDFVQVFDILITAESSNSSFHPEILFLNASGFVLAKLGEPATLYCRIMLVKDSPNAKYKVHWEAGRFPDLIVAQIDQSTDTAPIINPRYRDRVSLISQGPENHLHFRSVQEQDFGEYLCKGEIVGQEGESFSSLSVLAEDTHMELDLLTSESNNESLVAEIQSLNTSGRVRARLGTSAQLDCRIEALHGGPSTRYSVQWEAVNGGNLTLARLDQGQEGTNYLDPAYRERLSVSSLDTATHLTIHQVKKEDYGEYLCKAWVLGHPEGMAVASVTLEEDVVTDVPPSAVPAVRAQTQLRPEILALNTSEKVKAHVGSPATLSCRIVALHAGPETRYRVRWSSPRSPNLTLAQIDQGTDRASRVHPSYRDRVTLTSRGPDSELHFRVVKEEDPGEYLCEAGISGRAGEDISSPIFLIKGLDPRTESYQNMSEEWEEAARDVGNCREISEIIIEFFFK
- the LOC137365576 gene encoding immunoglobulin superfamily member 3-like isoform X1, which codes for MYLYIWLTVAMLQVSFAELDFVQVFDILITAESSNSSFHPEILFLNASGFVLAKLGEPATLYCRIMLVKDSPNAKYKVHWEAGRFPDLIVAQIDQSTDTAPIINPRYRDRVSLISQGPENHLHFRSVQEQDFGEYLCKGEIVGQEGESFSSLSVLAEDTHMELDLLTSESNNESLVAEIQSLNTSGRVRARLGTSAQLDCRIEALHGGPSTRYSVQWEAVNGGNLTLARLDQGQEGTNYLDPAYRERLSVSSLDTATHLTIHQVKKEDYGEYLCKAWVLGHPEGMAVASVTLEEDVVTDVPPSAVPAVRAQTQLRPEILALNTSEKVKAHVGSPATLSCRIVALHAGPETRYRVRWSSPRSPNLTLAQIDQGTDRASRVHPSYRDRVTLTSRGPDSELHFRVVKEEDPGEYLCEAGISGRAGEDISSPIFLIKAKQKVLPASSETAILWLILHFFVVLFAMAIGIGSCFLTGSKNRILPEHV